The Coffea eugenioides isolate CCC68of chromosome 8, Ceug_1.0, whole genome shotgun sequence genome has a segment encoding these proteins:
- the LOC113780393 gene encoding 60S ribosomal protein L23a-like: MYPWENQAKVAKFVKSGTTFKKKAKKIRTKVTFHRPKTLKKDGNPKYPRISAPPRNKLDHYQILKYPLTTESAMKKIEDNNTMVFIVDIRADKKKIKDAVKKMYDIQIKKVNTMIRSDGTKKAYVRLTPDYDALDVANKIGII, encoded by the coding sequence CCAAGGTTGCCAAATTTGTCAAATCTGGGACAACTTTTAAGAAGAAAGCCAAGAAGATCCGGACCAAAGTTACCTTCCATCGTCCTAAGACATTGAAAAAGGACGGGAACCCGAAGTACCCACGCATCAGTGCTCCTCCTAGGAATAAGTTGGACCATTATCAGATTCTCAAATATCCTTTGACTACTGAATCTGCCATGAAAAAGATTGAAGATAACAATACCATggtattcatagttgacatCCGTGCTGATAAGAAGAAAATCAAAGATGCAGTGAAGAAGATGTACGACATACAGATCAAGAAAGTGAACACTATGATCAGGtctgatggaacaaagaaagcatatgttcggttgactccagactacgatgctttggatgtggcaaacaagattggaataatataa